The Camelus bactrianus isolate YW-2024 breed Bactrian camel chromosome 12, ASM4877302v1, whole genome shotgun sequence genome includes a window with the following:
- the CBY1 gene encoding protein chibby homolog 1, producing the protein MPLFGNTFSPKKTPPRKSASLSNLHNLDRSTREVELGLDYGTPTMNLAGQSLKFENGQWIAETGISGGVDRREAQRLRRRNQQLEEENNLLRLKVDILLDMLSETTAESHLMEKELDELRSVSRRRK; encoded by the exons ATGCCTCTCTTTGGGAATACATTCAGTCCGAAGAAGACGCCCCCTCGGAAGTCGGCTTCTCTCTCCAACCTGCATAAT CTGGATCGGTCAACCCGGGAGGTGGAGCTGGGTCTTGACTACGGAACCCCCACCATGAACCTGGCGGGGCAAAGCCTGAAGTTTGAAAACGGCCAGTGGATAGCAG AGACAGGGATTAGTGGGGGTGTGGACCGGAGGGAGGCTCAGCGCCTCCGGAGACGGAACCAGCAGTTGGAGGAAGAAAACAATCTCTTGCGGCTGAAGGTGGACATCCTGCTGGACATG CTTTCTGAGACCACTGCCGAATCCCACTTAATGGAGAAGGAATTGGATGAACTGAGGAGTGTCAGCCGGCGGAGAAAATGA
- the TOMM22 gene encoding mitochondrial import receptor subunit TOM22 homolog has translation MAAAAPAAGPGVPLSPDELLPKGDAEKPEEELEEEDDEELDETLSERLWGLTEMFPESVRSAAGATFDLSLFVAQKMYRFSRAALWIGTTSFMILVLPVVFETEKLQMEQQQQLQQRQILLGPNTGLSGGMPGALPSLPGKI, from the exons ATGGCTGCCGCCGCCCCAGCCGCCGGCCCTGGGGTGCCCCTGTCCCCGGACGAATTGCTTCCGAAAGGCGATGCCGAGAAGCCTGAAGAGGAGCTGGAAGAGGAAGACGACGAGGAG CTAGATGAGACCCTGTCGGAGAGACTGTGGGGTTTGACAGAGATGTTCCCGGAGAGCGTCCGGTCCGCGGCTGGAGCTACTTTTGATCTCTCCCTCTTCGTGGCTCAAAAAATGTACAG GTTTTCCAGGGCAGCCTTGTGGATTGGAACCACTTCCTTCATGATCCTGGTTCTTCCTGTCGTCTTTGAGACTGAGAAGTTGCAGatggagcagcagcagcaactgCAGCAACGGCAG atactTCTAGGGCCTAACACAGGGCTGTCAGGAGGAATGCCAGGGGCTCTGCCTTCACTTCCCGGAAAGATCTAG
- the JOSD1 gene encoding josephin-1, which yields MSCVPWKGDKAKSESVELPQAAPPHIYHEKQRRELCALHALNNVFQDSNAFTRDTLQEIFQRLSPNTMVTPHKKSMLGNGNYDVNVIMAALQTKGYEAVWWDKRRDVGAIALTNVMGFIMNLPSSLCWGPLKLPLKRQHWICVREVGGAYYNLDSKLKMPEWIGGESELRKFLKHHLRGKNCELLLVVPEEVEAHQSWRADV from the exons ATGAGTTGCGTGCCATGGAAAGGAGACAAGGCTAAATCTGAATCAGTGGAGCTGCCCCAGGCAGCACCCCCACATATCTACCATGAGAAACAGCGCAGGGAGCTTTGTGCCCTGCATGCCCTCAATAACGTCTTCCAGGACAGCAATGCCTTCACCCGGGATACGCTGCAAGAGATTTTCCAGAG GTTGTCTCCAAACACCATGGTGACCCCCCACAAGAAGAGTATGCTGGGAAATGGGAACTACGATGTGAACGTCATTATGGCAGCACTTCAGACCAAAGGCTATGAAGCTGTTTGGTGGGATAAGCGCAG GGATGTCGGCGCCATTGCTCTCACTAACGTCATGGGCTTCATCATGAATCTGCCCTCCAGCCTGTGCTGGGGTCCACTGAAGTTGCCACTCAAAAGGCAGCACTGGATCTGTGTTCGAGAGGTGGGAGGGGCCTACTACAACCTCGACTCCAAACTGAAGATGCCAGAATGGATTGGAGGCGAGAGCGAGCTCAG GAAATTTCTAAAACATCATTTGCGAGGAAAGAACTGTGAACTCCTGCTGGTGGTACCAGAAGAGGTGGAGGCCCATCAGAGTTGGAGGGCTGACGTGTAA